The genomic segment AGCCATGGTGCTAGAAAGGTAAGAAGAGAAGGCAAGATTCCAGGCGTGATTTATGGAAAAGAAATAGGAAATGAAATATTTACTGTAGATGAATCATCATTATTAAAAGAAATCTCAGCTAGTGGAGAGCATGGAATAGTAAAATTTAATCTTGATGGAAGGAAAGGAAACGCTGTAATTAAGGAAATTCAAAGAAATGCCTTGGGAAATAAAGCAATTCATGTTGATTTTGAAGAAGTAGCAGCAAATGATACAATGCATACTGAAGTCTTAATTAAGATTATTGGTAAAGGTATTTTAGAAAGCAAAGGATTAATATTACAAACTCAAAGAGATTTAGTAAAGGTATCTTGTAAAGCAAAAGATTTACCAAAGGATGTTGAATTAGATGTTTCTGGCGGACAAGCAGGAACAGTTTATACTTTTAAGAACCTAAAATTTGCTGAAGGCATTGAAGTTTTAGATGATTTATCAACTGTTATAGGATCAATAAGTGAAGAAGAAAAAGCTAAGGAAGAAGAAGCAGAATAGAATTACAGATAAACAGAGTTGAATTTTAAATATTATAATCAACCATTTTAATATAGTATATATAGATAAATAATTTGTAATATAGATTAGTGCAATATTATAAAAAAAGCAGAAACGTTATTATTTCGCAAGACTATGAAAATTTCGTTGAAAGTACTAAATTGCAGGTTGCATTACTAATGCTTGTTCCCAATTTCGTTGTGACAAGCATTAGTCGAACAACCTACAATTAAGCACTTTTAACAACTCGTTTTCAAATGCTTGCTGCATAAAAATGTTCCTGCTTTTTATTTTGGTGTTTATTGTAAGATGCGAATCGGATTTTTAAATTATTTATCTATATAGTAAATTTATGATTATTATGAAAAGTGACCTTGTTTCAAAGATATATTTTAGGATAATTTTAATTATTGCAGTTAATATTATAGATTAGAAGGGTAAAATGCTTGGCAATACATCCAAGTTTTTATATATGATGCAAAATATATAAAAGTGTTTTTATATTATGGATAAATATTGTATAATGTATAGGAGAAAAAACACAGAGAGGGGATCAGAAAATGAATTATAAGGAAAAGTATAACGTGTGGATTAACTCTGACTTTATTAATGAGGAAACTAAGAATGAATTAAAGAGCATATCTGACGAAAAGGAGATTGAAGATAGATTTTACCAAGATTTAGATTTTGGGACTGGTGGATTAAGAGGGGTAATAGGTGCAGGAAGCAATAGAATGAATATATATACTGTTGCTCAAGCTACTCAAGGATTTGCTAATTACTTGAATGATAATTTTAAAGATCCTTCAGTTGCAATTGCATATGATTCAAGAAATATGTCTAAGGAATTTGCAAAAGCAGCTGCACTTAACTTATGTGCAAATAATATAAAAGTATATTTATATGAAAGTTTAAGACCAACTCCTGTATTGTCTTTTACAGTTAGAGAATTAAAATGTTGTGGTGGTATAGTAATTACTGCATCTCACAATCCAAAGATTTACAATGGGTATAAAGTTTATGATGAATTCGGCGGCCAAGTAACAGACGAAAAAGCAAAAATGATAATTAACTCTGTTAAAGCGGTAGATGATTTCTCAAAAATTAAGAGTATGGATGAAAATGTTGCCTTAGAGAAAGGGCTATTAAAATATATTGGAGAAGATGTAGATAAGGTTTACTATGAAAAAGTTAAAGGCTTGACTATAAGAACAGATTTAGTTAAAGAAAAAGCCAGCAATTTAAATGTAATATATACTCCTATTCATGGTTCTGGTAATGTTCCAGTAAGAACTGTATTAAAAGAATTAGGCTATAGCAATGTTAAAGTTGTTAAGGAACAAGAAGCACCAGATGGAAATTTCCCAACAGCATCATATCCTAATCCAGAAAATCCTGATGTATTTGAATTAGCATTAAAGATGGCTAAAGCAGAAAATCCAGATATAATTTTTGGAACTGATCCTGATTGCGATAGAATAGGTCTTGTAGTTAAAGATAGCACTGGAGAATACAAGGTATTAACTGGTAACCAAACAGGATTACTATTAACTAATTATATATTAAGTTCAATGAAAGAAACTAATAAATTGCCACAGAATGGTGTTGTAATTAAAACAATAGTAACAACAGAAGGTGCTAGAAGTATTGCTGAAGATTTTGATATTGAAATTATGGATGTATTAACAGGATTTAAGTACATTGGAGAAAAAATAAGAGAATT from the Clostridium beijerinckii genome contains:
- a CDS encoding phospho-sugar mutase, with product MNYKEKYNVWINSDFINEETKNELKSISDEKEIEDRFYQDLDFGTGGLRGVIGAGSNRMNIYTVAQATQGFANYLNDNFKDPSVAIAYDSRNMSKEFAKAAALNLCANNIKVYLYESLRPTPVLSFTVRELKCCGGIVITASHNPKIYNGYKVYDEFGGQVTDEKAKMIINSVKAVDDFSKIKSMDENVALEKGLLKYIGEDVDKVYYEKVKGLTIRTDLVKEKASNLNVIYTPIHGSGNVPVRTVLKELGYSNVKVVKEQEAPDGNFPTASYPNPENPDVFELALKMAKAENPDIIFGTDPDCDRIGLVVKDSTGEYKVLTGNQTGLLLTNYILSSMKETNKLPQNGVVIKTIVTTEGARSIAEDFDIEIMDVLTGFKYIGEKIREFEDAGDRDYIFGFEESYGYLAGNFVRDKDAVIAAMLVCEMCLYYKEQGKSLYDALIDLYEKYGYFKETLVSLELKGKEGQEKIANCIEALRNNPVSEVNGVKIITRLDYKLSVEENTVNNTKAPIDLPKSNVLKYILEDGSYFVVRPSGTEPKMKVYLAVKSSSLDNAEKDIATFKEKVMEIINSQLS
- a CDS encoding 50S ribosomal protein L25, translated to MEELNLTKRIKTASHGARKVRREGKIPGVIYGKEIGNEIFTVDESSLLKEISASGEHGIVKFNLDGRKGNAVIKEIQRNALGNKAIHVDFEEVAANDTMHTEVLIKIIGKGILESKGLILQTQRDLVKVSCKAKDLPKDVELDVSGGQAGTVYTFKNLKFAEGIEVLDDLSTVIGSISEEEKAKEEEAE